The nucleotide window tgtttttaaagttgcaATGAATATAGTTGACAATAGTGCTTCGATTGTGAGAAGAGGAATTTAATTTGCAGACGTTTGCTGTTGTGTTGTTTATTTGTAATACTCTATACTGAGAATTTCATTTGCACTAACTCTGTGTCTACCTTCTTTCACACATCTTAGGCTGTTGGTCATCATTGTACCGACTTATAGCAATGTAGAAAATGATTGGTCAGTTTTAATGGCAGGTTTATAGTATGATTAGTTATATATCCAGAATCACCTTTCATAGCTACAGGGGGTGATGCTAATAATCACATACAGTGGGACTGTTTTGGGCTAATTGACATGTGTGTCACTTCAGGTAGATCAGTGTCATTAGTAAATTAGCCTACATACAAAGAGTCACCTTTGCTTCCTAAGATTCGTTCAGTGTCACTGAGTGTGAGATATCTAAGTATATTTATTTAGCTAtttgttaaagaaataaattatgatTATCTGATAATTATAGCTACAAGTAAGAATTAGGGTTGACTTCTGATCTACTCTGTTAGTATCCCAAGAAAACTTTTCTTACTGCAGGATGCCATACCTCTTTatagtaaatgctttcttttgggaTGAAACCAGGCtgaaataaataattgtattttatagaCAGGAAGCTTCTGTCTGTAAATTAACAGATGGATTGGCCTCTTATAAATGCTACGTATATTCTCTGACTCTACCTCAATTCAGGAAAACATgagatagaaaagaaagccaaACACTTGATTTTAAGTATGTGGGTTCAAGAAAGCAAGGTAGTAATTAATTCCAGTTTGCAGAGCAAGAAAGTGAGTCTTAAATAGTGACTTGGTTCCAAGTTATAGTAAGATGCAAgagaaatttgtttgtttttcctatttaGTTCTGACTTATATGTACTGTGGCACAATATAAAACGTGGTTTAGAGTTGAGATGCTCAGGCCTAAATTTTAGCGTTTTAGCTTTTAACTGTTTGGTGTCCACCTGTTCAGTTAAGTCTGCAGTCTTAGGCTCCAGAGTGGCCCGTCAGGTCCGTTGATAGACCTTTGCAACTGAAAGGCTGTGGTAGGGTTTCAGTGAGGTGGGATGTAAGAGGCCTCTGGTGCTTCCAAGTTGAGAACTGCTTTCCTTTTAGCTTTTGGCTGGCTGGTTTTTCCACTTCCATCCCTTGTAACAATATAGATTTCCTTTCCAGAGTATATATGCAAAATTAGGGGAAATTAAATAAGTCTGTTCCTTTGTGGTGTGGTTTAAGGCTCTTCTTTTCAGGCCTTCCACTTGCTTGCCCTCCACTACATTTTGACCTATCTCTCCCCTTACTCTAGTAGAGTCAAAAGTGAACTGAGAAACAGTCAGGGAGATTTCAGCAGCTAAGTCTTCatgattagaaataaaaacagcctTCAGATTGTTCACTGCTCAAACTCCTGCCTTAGATCAGGGTGGCTGCTGTGGAAAGAGAAAAGTGTGACTTAGTGATTACTGTGTCATCAGTAGTGAATGACAGGTTACATTATTGTCACTGGAGGATGGAACAGCATTCCTCAGAAGCAGAGCAGTAGTTCCAAGTCTCCAGCCTGGCTTTGACACATTTCCTGTCACTAATGAGCTGTCCTGTtttgttctcctctctccttcacttCCCTTTGTCTTCCTGTGGAGACTCTGAGTCTCTGGTTCATTTTTCGGTAGCGTGACTGTGGAAAACTAACTCCTCTTTGGATTTTCACCGGGAACTTTAGATATGTTGTGTCAACTCTCCTGAGCAGTCTGCCCCTcctcaaaaaataataagatcAAAGCCTCTTTCCTCTCAGATCAGAGATATTTTTCTAAACATTGCTGGTCATGAGACATAATAGAAgtatgcagttttgtgtatgtgaatggACATTTTCAGCTATTAGCGTGTTTATTACTGTTGTGTGTGTTAGCAGAGCAGATGCAAGCACAGTAGCCTCTGTGCAGGGAGACGGTGGAGAAAGGAGGGCCAGGGAGGCTGCTGGTTAGCATTGGGAACCCCTGCGAGTCtccattcccctccctcctccttgttTCCTTCCCTCCGTCCCTGtgcatcctcctcctccatttcctcctcttctctccactcTTCCCCTCCCACAGTCctcatactttttcttttctgtttgaaaaCAAAACTCTCATGTCACATCTTAAATACACTAGCTGAGTTTTCCCTAGGTGCCCGCCCGATGGAAAGCCTTGCAGCTTTGGGTTGTACTGCACTAGTAGGGTTTGAGGTCCAGACATGTGGGTTGGTTCCATGTCAGGGGGTATCACTTTGGTCACAGTAGGGGCATTTGTTTGTGTTAAGATTTCTTAAAGATATGTTTGcccattttgttttataaaacatGAATTCTACAaggttcatattttttttaattcaataaaacaactgtcataaaacaaaactgaaaaatcctAGGTTACTTCTTAAAAGATGTCTTCTATCCGGTTTTGAAAATGTTAAGatgcatttaatttatttattatggggaGCAATACTGTTaattgaactcagagctttggGTATGCTTGAGATACTtttccactgagctataccctcagCCTTCAATGTGCATTTTAAAGAGTTAACTTTTACAGTGAGTGTTTTGAACTGAGTGCTTTGTATTTGGAGGATCTGCTGAGACCGTGTGCTCTGTTCTAGAAGATGTGTTCACAGGAAGGGAGCTGAAGATCAAGAAGGCTGTACATATGCAAGGTGATCAGTTGACTGGCTGCATCCAGCTTGCTGACCAATACCAGCTGCCTTTAGTGTCAGAGGAAAGCGCTTTGCTGGTGGTCACGCTGTCCAGGAGTGTGTCAGGCTGTGGTATAGTTGGAAAGCAGGAGGCGGACTCCTTTGGGGGCCTGTGATCTGGGTATCATGGCAGTTATTCAGTCTGGTTCGACTCTTCGACTTTAGAAAGCCATTTCTTCTGAAGCACCTAGAATCACTGAGagcttagaagaaaagaaaacttttgcTGGTTAAGTACCTGACATGTATTCTCTTGCTCACCAGATAGGCCAGCCAGTGCAGTTGTAAAGGAGGTCGTGATTGTTGTTCTGCTATTCCTCAAGGAGTAGACTGTGACTGCTTTATCACCAGGGCTGAACTCAGTACCAGGAAAGCAATGAAGAGTTTCCGGAGTGTCGTTTAATGGTGTTTACTGGCAGTTGGGCCTGATGGTTTTCTCTTGTATTCTTTTCTTCAGAGGCAGCATCCATGCTTACTATAAAGCACAGCAGGCACTTGGGGAAATGCTATTGGGGTGGGTAGGAAATAATGTAACTCAGGAGGCATtgtgcttctttctgcttctgtgatcagCAATGTAAGAACTTCAGAGAATATGTATAGAGCATGATAGTTATGGGGTACAAACTATcttatgcccccccccctttttggttTGAGTATCATTTAGTAAGATCTAAGGCAACAGTTCTGGCTCACTGGTATGGATGAAAGCAGGCAGATTTACTCAGATGATTGTTAAGTTCTCAGAAACAGTTGACTTAATTTAAGGTTGAGTAGCTTATACTTTGTATCATACCAAGCTTAATTGAAACCTTAAGAAATTTGTCTTGAATAACTACTGTTTCTCTCATTATGTCACTTTTAGACAGTCTGGCTTGAACTCGACTGAGAACAGAATCACCAAAGGGACATTTTTCTATCAGTACATTAGAAATTCACTTCCCTGTGTAGAAAAGCATAAAGTGGGATTGTACCCATCTCCTTTACCGCTCACTCTGAGCTGTGGCATCATGTGGGTACTTGCTCAGATACCTGGCATTGTATGATCtgagagtttaaaaaaattacaaactttCTTCAGGGCTGTGTGTATATTTCATATGTATAAGTTGGTTAAAACCATTTGTTAATAGCATATTAAAGTTTGAAACTGGACATTGACATCCATATTATCAGAATGATAAAAATATCTGTTACAGTCATTACTAATTTTATTTCCTGGTAGCATTAGCATCTAACttatattcatttgttcattcattcatttatttttttcaagacagggtttctctgtgtagctctggctgtcctggaactcgctctgtagaccaggctggccttgaactcacagagatccacctgtctctgcctactgagtgctggaattaaaagcttggaccaccatgtctggctctaacttgttttttttatgtatgtgaaacAATTCTGATTCCTTTGAATGAGTTatttcaagtttttgttttgtttttacgtCTTTTACTATATTCTTTTGGACACATTTAGAAAATTTCCGAAAGAAGAAAGGTACTTTTTTGCACCATTAAGATCTGAACACTGTTTATTCCATATATAAAGAGCTACCTCAAGTTACCCATGTTCTTACCATCACTTGTTTGATGAGCTTTCTTGTCCTGTTGTCTGAGCCTTGAAGAAACTGATGGAGCATGGAGCTTCTCTCCAGAAAAGTACACAACATGCACAAAAGTCTTTCATGGGCAGAGTCTTGACGTCCAGAATACTCCCACCCCAAGCAGAACTGTTGATAACCTTTCATCTTCTTATATAGTTCAGACCACAGACCCTGAAGATGTTCAGGAGTGCCTATGATCCACCCGCCATCTTTTGCTGAAGTATTTCTCATCTTGTGTTCTTTAAGCTTTTGGACATTCCTTGTACCAATTAAGACCCTAACAGCCTTGCTCATGCTCTCTTCTGCATGTTGCCTGCTGAAATGTCATTCCTTGTCTAAAGCCTACCAGTGCAGAGCTGCAGTGATTCCTTTAAGCATAAGAAGTATTCTTTCTGTGGTGTCTCTATAGGTATTCAGTTGTCTCATCTTCATGTTATTGTGGTTGTAATATTTGGGGAGAGTATTAGAATCCATAGCAACTGCTCAGAATAGAGCCAATGGGTACCAGGCAGAGGCTTAATCTTTCTGTTAATACAGCAGTATTCCTCTGAAAAACCAGCTCAGAATCACCACataattatttttacaatttttataacTAAATTATAAGCCAGCTTATTAAGTTTTGTAGCTTGCTATTTCCTTGCAAATCCAAATCTATTTGGATGAAAGACTTCAaaagacagattttaaaaattatgccaGAATTAGCTTTAGACAAAATTGCTATGACTCTTTTCATAGATTTAGCTAGCTTTATGTTTTAATTAGGGAAAAAGTAAAGGCCAGAGTGCTTTTCTAGAATATGCATCCCTCTTGCTGAGCAGACATGTTGGCATTTGAATGACATTTCATGAGTGCATGGAAAGCTGAAGAGCCTTACACAGCAGAGGAGAGCAGACAGGAGGAAGTCCAGTTCCCCTGCGTCAGCCTTGTTTACTCTCTGGTGACCACACTGTTTtgacttcctttttgtttttgtaggaCATAGCACGTCTTTTACAAGAGAAGGAGCTacgagaagagaaaaagaggaagaagcatATTCCAGAGCCTTCTGGGGGCAGTGCTTTTGGAGATGGCTGCTATTATGATGATGGAGGTAACAGCCAATGCCTGTACCATGACCTCCCCTGTCCTTAGCTCAGCTCCAAAACTCCCTTTTCAGTTGGTCCACAGAGTCACCTGAGGGATTACGGGACACGGCCCTTATTCCAGACCCTGGGTGAATTTAGATTTGTGGCAGtgttctgtttgatttttaaatttatatcctattttattttaatgaatgacTGTATTTCTAAATAAGAAATATAGGATGGCCATGTTTTTACTTAGAACTTGAATATGGCTTATATGGCTTTGTAACACTTAACGCACTCTTGTGTCCTGGAGCCATTGTAGTGCTGTGTTATCGTCTGAGCACAGAATAATGTAGTGCGGGAAATGCTGGCTGCAGCTCTGGATTTGACCCTTTCCTCCAACGGTCTGAGCAGTGCTGTTTGAGGAAAGAAGGTGCATCATGCAGCAGCCACTGGGTGAAAGCTGCCGTTGCTCTTCGTTCCCCTGTGATTACCTGCAGTACCAAATTTACGGTCTTGATGATTTCCCTGCCATTTGATTGGCATGTAGAATAACCTGTGAGGGAACGAAGCCCCTCTGCAGTCCCACGTGTCTAGTGGTGCTTTtcattgtggtggtgatggtgtggtgtGGGGATTATCTCAAAGTGTGTTGGGAACAGAACATTTGCAAACAGAGAACACAGTTCAGCTCTTTCAAAGATTTGTCAAGTGAAGGAGATTTATTCTAGCATCATGACTTAGTAATTATCGAGGTTCGATTTCAAGACTGTCCTTCCAGGGATAGCAGTGAACACAACTAAAGACAGCCTAGACAGTAAACATTGTCACATCAGTCATCCTAGAGGGCCTTGAAAACCAGTATCAGCTGCTTAAAAAGATTCTGTCACCTGAAAGTGTGTCTTTGCCTTTACTGAGCAGACTCAATGTATGTATAGGTGGTAAGATTATTGTAGTTTGAGAATAATATTGCCCAGtcacttttttcttgttttccctcACATGACTGTAATTGGTTAGCAGTCAGCTCTCTGGCCTGTTTGGGAAGTGGCTTGATTTCTTCCTCTATAAACTCAGCTCTTTTTAAAGAGCTATTTCCATTatgctctttttcttctgaattGTATATTCTATCTTacacaaagaaaaagagtttGTTACATTGTTTTCTATACTTGGGACCAGAAGGTatagtatcttttttaaaattattctatagTGATGAATAAAATCTTAGAAATTCAGAACtggtggattttgtttgtttatcactataataaaatcattttattttatatgtatgggtgttttgcctttacATATGTCTTTGCATtgcatgtgcccatggaggccagaagagggcatcagatcctctggaactgagttacagatggttgtgagcctccttgtgggtgctggaaatcaaacctagaTTTCGTCTAGAGAAACAACTACTTGAGCCCTATTTTCAGCccctctattttaaaattttaagtctaAAAAACTTTAGAGTAGAAGAAAAGTCAACTAAAATGTACATTTTAGGTACTTGTATTAAAACCCATACTAACTGGAGCTGGTACTCAAGCATGTGTGTTTAGATTCCAGTACTGGTGCCTGAAGCTACTTTATTATAGGACACTATGTAAACTTTttgtagcttttctttttttcttcaggaatACCTACAATTATATTTATCTTAGCTAGAGAATGGAGTGGAATAAATGCTTGTTTCGAGGTGCTACAAGAATATGAAGGAATAGAAAATGTTGGCCGCTCTGAGCTTGTGTAGACACTGGTATTTCTTTGGCTTTGGCAGTTATGTATGTTGTTGACTATACGGTTCTCATTACACACCCCAGAGTTACACCTAGTTGGTTTCCATAGGGACCGTGCTATTCAGCTTGTCATTACAAAGCAGTCATTATGCTCTATGTAAGGATTCTTTCCCAACACACGTGATCAATTCTTGGATTCTGCTTTAACTTCTTTTAAAGTCTGATTTTTGCCTTAGTTATGTAATAATCACAGTCTATCAATATGCTTACCCTTTCAACTTTTGCTGTACATAAGCtttaataaatcttaaacaatGATCTATAGATTATAAATTTGAAATTATCCAAAATATTTGTGAAATGTTCGTAGAAAAAATAGCATAAATTATTCCTTTGTGAATCCATGTTTATCTTCAAAGCCACTTGCCTGGTTTCATGTTCATATTTGTGATTATTTCTTAATACATGAATAACCTTTGAAGACTATCACTTTAGTCCCTTAGGACAAGTTGTAGTTTGACAAAGTTATTGACTCTGACTTCTCTAAGAcatttttctcatctctaaaatgaagttataaaaatatgtttctcATATAGATTTTGAAAAGATCAAATAATGTAATTTTGGTGGGTGACTTGTAAACTTTAAAgtaatgtatatgtgtacatatatacacatatacacttgcATTGTGTTTAAACAAGATCTTACTTTGGATGACAAACATGGAGATGCACACTTAAAATGTagatacaagtgtgtgtgtgtgtgtgtgtgtgtgtgtgtgtgtgcgttacACAACACACATAGATTGCCAATAAAGGCATTAGTTGTATTTGCCAAATAACTTGGTCTCAAGAACATCCAAATGTCTTCCTGCAGCCAGAAGGGGTTGGAAGAGTCTAGCAGAATCCCCTACTGTGGTCTCTCCTACCTCAGATTTAAAGATGCCATTATAGgtaaatgatagaaaataaaactacTATCAATTAACTGTTTAGGaagaattaaacaaaattataGTCTCATAAATTTATCTCCAAGCAAAATCCTTTGTGTTTGCTCTGAGCTTAATGATGACTCCACTCATCCACTCCATGAGCACACTGGTATAGAGACTGTAAACCCACTCTCTGAATGTGCTCATCATTAATAGCTTGTCAGTATTACATTAACTCCAGTAGCCAAAGAGTTAATGAGAGTTGAAAGAGCAGATGTTTTTATCATAGAAACTGTTAGGTTTCACTTTTATGTCAATTACAAATTAGGCTCTGAATTATGGGGAAAATCGTCTTATATCTGTGAAGAATCAGATTTTACTCTAGACCCATCTTTGAAGGaatgttccttttcttttaggAAATGTAAAAGGAAACTGAGGTGGTTGAGTTTTTTTATCACTGTTGAATTTAgcacttcctttccttctttctataCATGCAGTACTCTTACATACTTTTCTTTATATTAGAGTCAAAACACCCATCCCAACCAAGACCCCTTCACTCTGCCTACTTGTGGAAGCTGTTTCAGAATTCAGCAGATGCCTGATTAGAGCAAGGAACAGCTTAGTTAGCTGAGCAGTTTTTTCATAGAATGGAAATTTGTTTTTACCATTTCTAAAGTGTAGTAAAAATGCTTTAGAAATGTTAGAGTTACTATGGTCTTGCAAAATGCTTATtaatttgctttcttgtttttataaTATGCTTGGGCCTGATAAGACCCTATAAAAGCAtgtatgtaagtttcttttcttttgaactgGGGAATTTGTATTTAtagcttatattttatttttatacatagaaGACAgtatagattattttaaaatatatttggaaaatgATGCAGTATATGTATTCCATATGTCATTCCTTTTTTAGCTTTTTCCTTGATAGGATTCAACTAAAATGAGGAACAGAATTACCTCAATATAACAAGTCATTTATTCCTTTACATTCTGCTCTACTCTGTCCTCCTTCTACACCAAACTAGAACCTAGGCTGTCCCAGAAATATCTGAGAATGCTTGTTTTGGACACATGGTGGGGTGGAAGTAGAAGGTGGAGACCTGTGGGTCATTTTGAACTGAGCAGAAGTTAAGAACATTGTACTGTATCTTTTCTGTCACTTCAGTGAGAATGCTCAGAAATCTGAGCCTGAAATCTCACCCTTTTAGAAAACATCACTGTTTTACAAGACTTTACAGCCTCTAATTGTTAGTACCTATTCTAGCTGCAGATTGATTAGCTTTATAAAGTAGAAtttgatgtcttagttaggatttctgttgctgtgaagagacaccatggccatggaaactcttataaaggaggaacatttaattggggctggcttttagttcagaggtttagtccattatcatcatggtgggacatagtggtgggcaggcagacatggtgctggagaaggagctgagagttctacttctggacttgcaggcaacaggaagtggtctgagacattggCCTTGGCTTGaccatatgagacctcaaagtgttcttccacagtgacacacttcctccaacaaggccacacttcttgatagtgccactccctatggggggcattttctttcaagttaCCACACTGTCCATCGTTTTGTTATTGGCCTTATAAAGTAGGATTTGATGATAGTTGTCCATCATTTTGTTATTGGCAAATATGCATGTGCTAAGCTCTTCCTAATCATGATCAGATTCTTTATGATTCAAATGATTTCACTTAAATTTTGCTTTTTACCTTTTTGGCTATGTATGCATGGACCATTCCAGTTAGTATTTATCTCCACATCTCAGTTTGTGAGGTTTCAAAGCAATTTTATCCACCTAAAAATATGTTAGTATTGAGTCCCAGATTCCCTGTGTAATGAATTTATACTCTTATTAAgctatcaatttttatttttataccctCTACCTCCACTAAGACCAGCCAAGGTCAAGGAGGGCCAGGGAATTGGGTTCTGGATACTCAAGGTTTTCTAGACTCCAAAATGATGGGAAGACTATAAAGCAGAAGAAGGAGAAACCAAGACATCTATTGGAGAACTTGGAAGAGCTGGAGGAACCCTGTTCTTCAGAGAAATTGGGCAGAGGGAGGGATGATGCCCAGACTGCCATTGATCAGCATGAAAGAAAGCGGACTGGTCAAGAGAGGCTCTGGAAACCTCCACTTCCAAAGATCAGTGGTGAGGTATTTCTGAGCACTGAATCTGATGACTGGGAAGTTAACAGTAGCCCTCGAACTCGGAGTTGGGAAAAACAGTCCCGGCACCATGGCAGACTTTCACCCAAGTCTTCACAGAAAACAGGGCTTCCCTCTAAGGAAATTGTGTGTGGGAGGGACCTTGGGCAAGGTGACCACAGAGAAAGGAGACGGAAGCCCAGGACTCCTCCCTTCTCAGAGGATGAAGAACTTCACCACCATCGTGATGCAGGTAATGGATCGCCCTGTTGGAAGTCCTGTGGGTAAAGTCAGTCAGTTTAATGAGCATCGTAAGCAACCTTTGTCTCTGTTCAATTTGAACTTCTGTCCTTAAAATGAATCTTGGAGCCAGGTATTGTATGAGGTTCCCGTTGATCTTTTGTCTCTAGGAGGAAGGAAATATCTGTACTGTTCTCCTGTAAGAGCATATTGAGTTGGAGGATTTTCCAGGACCAGTTGCAAGTACGGGAGCCCATCCCAAATGCTAGTCATTGTTTGCCACAGCCTTGCATCAGATACTCTGATTCTAAATTGAAAATTCTtggatttttggttttattaagcAAACCAAGAAGATCTGGTTTAGCGAAGGCTTTTAAGGACCAGCCTTAAAGACCTCGCAGGGTCCAAAAGAAATGCTCCAATAAACGAAGGAACTAGGATCTGAGAGATAAGGAATGAATCCACTCACACTACATTCTTTCCATCCATGTCTCTTCAAAAAGTAAGTTTTTTCCTACAGCGAGGATGCCGGCTTATATACATTTACAACAGCAATTCTTTTGGCAATGCAATGTGAGTCTTGAATTTCTCAGGATCACCAAGGCAGATAAGATTCACACACAGAGCAGTAACTGTCAGTTTTCACTCATGGAGTGGTTAGTGGAGGCTCCTCGATAAGGTCAACTAGAGATTAAATCACCAAGGGAATCTAAGAGAGGAATTCATGTGCTTAAACTATATTCCTAAGTGTGGCTAGGTAATAAGCTAAAATTCTATAATCAGTGAAAGTCACGAAGAAGGTAAAAACTGTCATTTTCTTCATGCGCCGCTCCCAAGTGCCTCCGGTGCTGCTTTTCCAGCGGGCGGGGTCAGTGTCCTCAGTAGCTAGGCAACCTGCGTAAGCAGTAGAGGAATAATGCAGCTGCTGCACTTGTGCCAGTGTTGGCTGGCTCAAAAGAAGCTCTCAGATCTAAGGGATACAACTTTTGCCTTAAGTGGTTAAAACGAAGGGAGGATCTAAGCCTGCTCTGCACAAGAAACGGAACCTGGCACCTTCCAGCTGCGCTGGCCACTGTGGCACAGGTTTTCAGCATGTCTGTGGGAAAGTTTACTTTCCTCCAGGAATGAGCAAATCTGATTATCTTTCCCGTTATTTCCTCAGGGCAAAGCAATAAATCTCTAAGCCAAAATCTTGTGTTAATAAACCAAGGTGAAAGTAAGTACAAGGAGTTAAGAATCTTTTAGAGCGAGGTTAATCTAGGTCATTGCTTCTCTTATCTATAGGTGCGGTAAAACTAGGGCATGCTTGTTCTCTAAGTGGCTATGAATTATCATTTCAGGCATGTAGTAACTCTTATGTCCTTGGTGTATCCGGAAATGTCTCAAATGAGATACTTTTGCTTGGACCCTAAACACTGACCAAATGCCTGCCAATAAAGATAATTGCAGGAAGACAGACGTTTACATTGTTTAAACGTTTACATTGGAGAAAGGAACAAAGGCCAGTTGTGGGAAACAGGTTTTGATTGTCTGTTTTCACACATAGCTAATGGATGTTATTAATGTATCCCAAATgcataggggaaattgtgcccaataaaTAATCAAACACTTCTAAACTGTGGGAAATAAATCCGAAATTTGTAACAGATGGGAATAAGCTATGACTTCTGCAGCAAGACATCTATagcaagaaacagccaattcattcaaaaggcagtaactCCAACATGACTTATATCTTGGGTCTGGGCTTAATCCTCcaccagaacccttggttctgatCGGTTGACCTTTATCAATGATGGCTGAATCCCTACTGCACAATCCTGCGGCTCCCAGCACTGGTTGTAATTGACTTAAATGTTTATCCTCCAGTGGGACTAGAAGTATTTTATCCTTTAGACCTCATCTTTCTCATCTGTAAGTGAGACATCAGAGAGGCGGTCTTTTTAGAATACTTTCAGAGTATGGACAATCAGATCATTTTTATCAGAGATAGCTAGGGTAGGGTATTTTCTAAAACTGGAAATCTCTGAGTCAATTTGGAATATTTTAAAGCTATAAGTGATACTTacataattaaaacttaaaagtcATTGTTTTAAGTTACCTTTTATGGTTTAATGTGCAACTCTTAACTCTGAAGTTCTTCTAAGTGCTAAGATACCCAAGTTCTCAACACCTGTAAAGAAACAAAGAGGGTaagggctgaggagttggctcCCTTACTATATGGTATGAGAACCCAGACAGAAGTCAGGCAGCCTTAGCAGATGCCCATAATCCTAGTACTCAAAGACAGACAGTGGATCCCTGGAACATGCTGGATAGCTACCCTGGCCAGAAATGGTTAGTTCTAAATTCAGCAAGAATAAAATTGAGAGGGAGGGAGCAAGAAAAACACCCAATAACTATAGGtgtccataca belongs to Peromyscus maniculatus bairdii isolate BWxNUB_F1_BW_parent chromosome 12, HU_Pman_BW_mat_3.1, whole genome shotgun sequence and includes:
- the Ccdc50 gene encoding coiled-coil domain-containing protein 50 isoform X3 translates to MAAIMMMEPRSRRARELGSGYSRFSRLQNDGKTIKQKKEKPRHLLENLEELEEPCSSEKLGRGRDDAQTAIDQHERKRTGQERLWKPPLPKISGEVFLSTESDDWEVNSSPRTRSWEKQSRHHGRLSPKSSQKTGLPSKEIVCGRDLGQGDHRERRRKPRTPPFSEDEELHHHRDAGMQPRGVKEAVCTPARATHRDQEWYDAEIARKLQEEELLATHVDIRAAQVAQDEEIARLLMAEEKKAYKKAKEREKSSLDKRKYDSECKSKAKSTHTKTKESEEAHRSKIDRPSRPPPPTVTGPEDLDHPHFTNQHSAARHVSKPESSHKGFHNKQ